The Coregonus clupeaformis isolate EN_2021a unplaced genomic scaffold, ASM2061545v1 scaf1075, whole genome shotgun sequence genomic interval TAATGTATTTATAAGGCCCAATAACACTATATATTAAGGTTCTACAAGTGTTGTAGTTATACCTGTGTTATTAACACTGGTTTTTAAAAAGCAGTTTGTTTTCCAGGTGGGACAGCCTAGTCCTGTAATCAGGAAGCCTTATGATGGTGAAATCATCTCTATATAAAGGAATGGAACTCATCATGAAGTTATTTCTAGCTTCGGATCTacatgcaaaatgttctctcaacTTTTCAAGGCTACCACGGGTCTGTGAATTTTGTTAAGCTGGACCAAGAGAAAATTAATGTTTGTTTGAATGCAGATGCCAGTGAATATTTTGATTCTGATGATATTATGTTGCCAAAGTATTTAGTAAAATGTATACAATTTTATAAAATGTATTATGTTATTACTATGTGAAATAAACACTTGCATAGTTATATttgatagtgatggtgatgcccATTTAAACACATAACTTCCAACAATATTTATTTGTTATGTTTGTATCTGGCATATTGGGCATTGGACGAGACTCTACCCTTACCTCTGTGTTAAACTATGACCGGGATACCATCAAATGCACGTTGTATAGTAGCGCACAGTGTTTCACATTGAAAGGTAATTTCCACTTGAGCTGACATAcgcagcgtttaccatgaatgcgaTCTTCACAAACACCAGGGAAATTGTCGGTAGTGCAGTGCACAGTGCTGCAACGTGCCTTGGATTGGATCCTGGCTATGTAAAAAAGGCCCAGTGCTGTTGTCACACAGCATCACACTACACATTGGGATTGTCTCCTACTGGGAATGCTGGCATGCTGGCATGCTGGCATGGTACTGAGCCGCTGGGGCTCTGCAGACATAATGTGAGTTTATTAGAGGCACGCTACGGGTCAGTGGCAGCAGTGTATGAGTCACAGTCAGCCCACTCATCTCTGTGCCTTCTCTGTCGCTCTGCCTTCTCTTTCACTGTGCCTTCTCTCAGTAACAGACCTGGGTTAGTATATAATAGTATATATTTTCTTTAAAACACTCACACTGCACTTTACTGAATTTACCTGCCTGGCACAATTGAGCAATGACGTCCAATTATGTTATTAGGCAAACATTTTCACATTATCCTTTatcttcatatacagtggggtccgacaTTATTGAcgcccttgataaagatgagcaaaaatgcctgtctaaaataaataattcaaatactgagatATATTGTAAGCTCTCAAAAAAGttgtaaattatattattttatactaatacaattgctgaGAGAAAAGGTAGGTGTAAAAATGAAATAGTTCATTgtccacaaaatcaacattttgcagtgaccatctcagtctctggacttgaaacccattgaaaacctgtggtatGAATTGAttagggcagtccataagcgcagacttAGGATATCAAgtatctggaaggattctgtattgAGGAATTTGGAAAAATGCTCAGTGCCGTTATtttcgcaaggtgaggtattgaaaggtattgaaaacaggattGTCAATAACTCTTTGAGAAAAAAcaaatattacttgttaaacaaaatcgtTCTCtcagcaattgtattagtataaaataaaatttgagcatacaatatagctcagtatttgaatgatTTATTTTATGCAGTCATTTTTGCACATCTTTATCAAGGTAGTCAATCATTTCGAACCCAACTCTAAATACCTTGAGACAAAATAATCTGGTAAATGTAACATCATATTTCAACGTTACAGAAGCTTAAAGGGGTACGTCTCCTGACTGACTGTCAGCATCCTGTGAAGGGCGATGTGTCACTGTCAGGACCCACTGTGGTAAATGAGCATTGTGGCATCTGGATATAATGCTAATGGAGTGTGACTAAACACCAAGTGCATGATGGGAGCTGAATAGTGGTGTGCACATTTAGGGAAGGTCTGGTTTGTGTGATGATGTTAGCGAAACTGTCCCTGTTGTTTTTGATCAACATTAAACAACTGAAACagatgtcatgttttgcagaactATGTGTTCTCATTGCAGACAATTACCCTGTGCACTTATGATCATCCAAACTCCATAGGCATAGTAACAATGAAGAATATGCAGAAGTTAAAGACATGACATAGAGATACAAGAAGTTTATATCTCAGTTACTATGATTGAAGGCTGTGGTGTTTTTATTCTTTAAAATTAAGTGTCATTTTGTCCCAATTATTCATTGTTTGAACTATTTACATCTCACATTACATTGCTTCAAAAAGTTGCTTGGAAACCTTGGTAACcataatttaacctttatttgttttattattatcaAAACAattgttttacctttatttatacaggtactTTAATTAACAAACTGAAATACTGTATCTATTTACAATGACAACATGTCATTAGTCTAGATTAGAGTTGTTATATAATGTAACGAGTTACATAATTCACATTTTCAACAAAAAAAGGTGTGTCTCACTTCTTCCTGTGGCAGCATAAAGTCTAGCTTGCTTGCTGAAAGGAGTCATCCTCCTGTGGTCTGTAGAGTATTGGACACCAGAAATCTGGCTGATGAAGAAAGTATGGCTTAATCAAACAGTACATTAGTAAcataaatatactgtatctattgtCTTACTGAGAAATGACTCTGCACTTTTTCCCTGGGACAAATTATGACAATGTTCAGCGCTGTAGGCCACATAAGAAAATCTAtgtaatatacagtattatacCATTCTAAGGTTTCCATCAGTGTTTCTCAATGATCTCTGGATTATACAGACCTTCTTGATGAGGGATTTCAGACTGCTTTCCTGAGCTTTCCTTTTCCCTTCCTTTCTTGATCTCTTCTTCAGGATCTTAGCATGCAGAAactccaccctctcctcagcGTTAGTGGAGAAGAACTGCTCACACACCATGAGCCTGATCTGTGTGAGCTTGGCAGACATCAGGGCCATGCTGAGAAGGGCAGCTAGTAACACAACCAGGGGCCGGATGGAGTCATAGAGTAGTAGTCTAGGTTTAGGAAGGCAACTCTTCTCAAAGAGGGACACCTGGTAGGAGAAATCCCTCCTGTCGATCTCCTCTGAAATGGTGACACCAATAACGGTCATGTCTTCCTGAAACAACAATGGTTCAGTACAGTAACAGGATTATAGCCTAGTGGCTAGATTGTGTTGAATGAATTAATGCAATAAATCATTGACTAAGACTGCACCTTGTTGTGTGTTTTACTAACATAGCTACTTACGTTTATGTTCATAAACAAAGGAACATGAAATGGCTCTAGCTCATGAAGTCGCATTCTGATGACCTCAACGAACCAGAACATGAGTACATCAACACCTATGAACAAGACCCAGGCTAGACAATGGGTGAACACTGGGAAACTGAATTTGAGCATTGCTTTCCCTTCCGTGGCACTGAGTCGAGGTGAAGGGATGGTGATGTAGCGTCTAGCCTCCTTCGGTGTGAGGGGGAGCACTGGAGGCCTTCCTTCTGCCTTCTTCTTCTCATCAAAATGAATGAACGTCCTGGTTATGTACATGTTTTCAAATTTCTTGTTGTGGCAGTATCTCCTCAAGTACAGCACTGTGAAGCCCATCAGTAGGAGGAAGTTGAAGGCAGGGAACAGTTTCTGACCTACAGAGGATATCGTGTCCACCGCGGCCCAGATGCTCTTTGCAGTTCCATTCAGAGTCCTCTCTGCTCCAACCAGCTTCTCCATGAACTTCTCAGAGTCTCCTCTGGATGTGACCTCCAGATCAGACACCAATTCCGCCACCCCGAAGTCTGTGAACGTTCTGAGTACATCACCGACCCATCTCAACATCCTGATGTAGTTACAGAGCGGTGTGGTGTTGATGGACACCCTCTTGGCCTGCAGGTTGCATACCATACTCCTACTGAGCCCTGTGATGTTCTCCAGCGTGTTCTGGACATTCTTGAGAACCACCAAACTGGTCCCAGCAGTGATGAGAACGTTCCGGCCCTGCCTCATCCCACAGGAGAGCACAAACAGAACCCCAAAGCAACGCACCCTcttagagaggaacagagaggccCCCACAACCACCCAGCAAGAGCATGCTATCCCAGCAGCCACCAGCAGGCCGTACTGCAGGACATAGcgcaggtagaggaggaggatggagctcAGGACGAGACTGAAGGTGAGACAGGTGATCAAGAGGACTGATCGGTCTCTCCAGCCCTGCCTGGTGTTTGTTGTGTATAGGGCTACAGCAGCAGACCAGGAGTGATACAGGGTTCGTTTCAATTGAGGGCAAGTTGTTTTCATCATTGATGAAATCACAGTACCTGAGAAAGGTAGAACGAAAAATATGTGTCTGATAATACTGTAAATCCTTGAAAATTCCATGACTGAAAATTTGTCTCACAGATTAAGTGGCAAAAAAGTTGTTTGAATGAATCCAAAAGAAACAAGTGATTCATAGGTTATCCATTTAACCATGTAATTTCTTGGTAAATATCTGGTAATTTATCTACGTAAAGTGCTACCCAAgcacactgaagaaaaatattAAAACAAACAACCAGGTATTCAGGAAGAATAATCAAATAATCTATTAATATTAAGAGGACTGAGATATGCCTGAAAACCAAGAGGATAAATAAAtatgatttcatttgatttatcATGTCCATTAAAAGAAGTGTAACTCATATTTTGGGTAAAGTCTAGCATGACATATAGTTAGAGGGAACCAAAGGTTGCTTTAAAACTACAGTAACTGTTGACTATCTTGGGCAGACACTGGTGTGTCCAACCTTATACCTTAAACATAGTTTTTCATAACAATCCACCATTACTTTGGAAAGCATTACTAGAGCCTCACAAATTCAGCATTATCACAACACAGTGTCTCACTTACCTGCTGGTCCTCTGTGGTATGTCTGTATAGTAGATTATGTGAAGTGATGAGCAGAACTCTCAAGCTTTCATACCAATTTTAACCTTAACACTTACTCATTTCCCATTTAAAATTTCAGAACTTAGTCACCTCCCAGTCATCGCAATGGAGGCGTCGCTCACTTAACCGTCTAACGACACTGCAGGAGTTCATCTCACCAAACACGTGAAGAATAAACTGAAAATACAGTCCTGTCATTGTTGAAGTACAGCATTTTGTGATAGGTGGTTAAATTACTAACTAACATACTTaattacttacttacttactattCAAGTAGTACAACCTTCAATATAAGGAGAGCATTAGAGCATTGTTCGTCATTCCAACATACCACTCTACACAGCtgtatattgtgtgtgttttaacaACAGTAAAAGAGGAACTTTCTTTTTAGTTCAGAGTAAAATGTATTCCTGGTTCTCTCCAAAATGATAGGTTGTTCTTTCATCTGCAATGTCGGCAAAGAATTTAGTGGAAGCACAACTTTGTAGTCATATGATGGGAAGTGGAACTGACTCCTACTACTTGTATCTTAACTTCCCCCAGCTTGAACTTAGTATTGATTAGTTCACATGCTGTATACAGTTCTGAAATACTAAATGAAATATCTGTAGTGTAGACTGTAGTATAGGTAGGAACCATTAGTGGGTCACAAAGGATGTGACCTTTATGTTGGTACTTGCCAGACAGTTTGTTATTGTAAAAGATAATGGGTTTTCCTTTTTACTCTACCTGGAGAAATAAAGATAGTAATTTGTGGATATTGTGGAACAACCTACCTTGAGGAATAAAGATAGCAATTTGTGGATGTTTTGGAACAGGAAATAGTCATGCCCAGATAGATAAAAATGCTATGGTATGTTGATATTGTTCGCTGTGACTCAGTGTCAGTGTAATAtccattttttatttgaaaaataaCTTACATAAATCTCTGTACTCAACCATACTTCACCAAGACATAGCCTTGGCATAAACACATTGCACcaaaacaaaataaagaaaagGCATTCAAAAGGGTAAATAACATATTTCTTTGTCATCATGTGAGACATTATTCCTATTCCAAAAGATTCTATTAATCTATTTATGTTTGCTTGTTTTATTCAAATTTCTAATATGtacaatataaataaaaaatgaaagtATATAGCTTGTTATAGCAACAAGATATTGGATGGACATTAGAATGTATAGGTTTAACATGGAAAAGGAATAACGTCTCAGTTTATTTTCATTCAGACATAACTGTAAGATTCATATACCTCTCATACACAAGAAGCATTTATAATTactaaaaatagaaaataaaatataaactGGTCTTGGCTTGTAAATAAACTAATAAAAATATATGAAATTAAATTTAttttcacaaaaacaaaaaaactaaattCATATTGTGTGGCAATATCCCATGTTGCTCATCCTCACAAACAGTGCCTGAAGTACACAGCAATATACATAAGTTGTATGTTTGCTGCTTCTTGCTTGGAAATAAATATCCGTCTTGCTGTACCAATACAGATTATTTTTGCATGTTAGTTAACAATACTGAAATAAAATACACTTGCAACCAAAACTTTTTTGTCAACCTCCAATGAatataaagtatttttacttgtCATTCTTTTTGAAAAATTGGAAATAAAATATGATCTAGGAGTTGGTGgaatgttttgttaaaacgttttAATAGTTTGGCCATGAAAGTAACTAATTCATTTGCTGTAGAATTCAATTGAAGGTGAGGGGAAAAAGTAACGAAGTTGACATGCACTGTACAAGAAACTGCAAAAACCCCAAATATCATCTTTATCAAAACATGCTGAGTTACTTTAAGGTGTGCCCAAGCCATGTTGCAGAAAATCATTTTCAACATgcttgttaaacaaatcaaatcccaaaaaaatacatattgaaAGGATACAGAACTGTAAAAGAACCAACAGTCCTGAAACTCTGGACAATATCAGGGGGTGCCCTGGgacaagagagaaaaagagacgtGTACAATTTAAACATTATGTTTATCTTTATAAGGCTTGTAAACCTTTacaatgaaataaataatttacatttattttcatcatcactttgtcacataaactgtttttttttgttaaataaCTCCAAAAGTTTTTATTTTAGTTTCTCTTACTGTATGTCTGCCAAACACAGACTTATGTTATGGATGGTCTAAAGAATGATAAACAATGTGTCTTTTTTTATCACGCTGTTGCATTCACTCCCCTTTGAAAACCATGCACTAGTGACATTTATCTTTAAAAATAATATAAATTGTTGAAAATGGCTGAtctgttttatttgtttttattcatCTTTTTTTTGCAAGTTGCAGCCTCAAGAAAataattttcatttttttttttattcagctACATTTTTGTCcatgcaaaaacattttttttttcatcggCATTTAAATTTCATACAATATATCAACAGAGAAATAATAATGTTAGGTCATAAAAGTTAGTCTTGTTGTGGGTTCTGATCATTAGATTCTGGAGCGTCGATAGTACAGTCGCCTCTTCTGTATTGCCTTTAGTAACTTTAGTATTGTCTCTCTGGTGTAATCTACTACCTACACTGTATAGGTATTTTGACTAGGGCCTCATATTCGGAGTGTGAGCTTTACCTGGGCCACCCCACCTCTCCTATTGCAATTATCCTCATAGCTCCATTTACACATCTAGCTAGGTCTGTTGGCGTGGCGTGACCAAGCTTCTGGACAGGACAACACTGTCAGTCACCCCTTCAGGTATACAAGTACTtagacaaaaaacaaacaaaaaacaaaaaaattaattaaaaaccaaaacatgtatttttcattCGAAAAGGGCTTCTGTAGAACTCATCGAGCGGGTTCCCAGTTCTGACCCCCATGGCTTAAGATTGGATGAAAACCTGCAATCGCTCGATTTAGAGACGATTCCTCGTGCTAAGGAGTCCGTTACGGCCTTCCAATCCGAGCTGGCGCTCCGACCCGGCCGAGGGAGCGACGCTCGCTACGCACAATGTGTGCGACATTTTGCTCAAAACACAGGATCACGTTTGCACCCCTAGAAACAGGCTCAGAAGACACAACATCAAGCATGCAGTGTAACCGGGGGGcgtgacctgtctgtctgtcgcaaCTTGTTTAACCTCAACACTGGGTGCTGCTGCTACAACAATGCTATCAGTCCACACACTGCTATGACCGGCTATCCAATGACGTTTGGGAAGCTCTTCTTGTCAAGGGGGCCAGGGTAGGGTCCACCAatgaggaaggaggaaagagCTTGAACCAGCCAATCACCATGTTGGACAGGTCCAGCTCATCTAAAAGTATCTGAACTGCTCCCATAAAGGATTTATGGTCCATGCGTCCGTAGTCTCCCCATACGATAATCTGTGGA includes:
- the LOC121559962 gene encoding dendritic cell-specific transmembrane protein-like gives rise to the protein MMKTTCPQLKRTLYHSWSAAVALYTTNTRQGWRDRSVLLITCLTFSLVLSSILLLYLRYVLQYGLLVAAGIACSCWVVVGASLFLSKRVRCFGVLFVLSCGMRQGRNVLITAGTSLVVLKNVQNTLENITGLSRSMVCNLQAKRVSINTTPLCNYIRMLRWVGDVLRTFTDFGVAELVSDLEVTSRGDSEKFMEKLVGAERTLNGTAKSIWAAVDTISSVGQKLFPAFNFLLLMGFTVLYLRRYCHNKKFENMYITRTFIHFDEKKKAEGRPPVLPLTPKEARRYITIPSPRLSATEGKAMLKFSFPVFTHCLAWVLFIGVDVLMFWFVEVIRMRLHELEPFHVPLFMNINVSSYVSKTHNKVQS